The following are from one region of the Methanospirillum hungatei genome:
- a CDS encoding methyl-accepting chemotaxis protein, which translates to MGIQETDDAMQIKGDDNLFSEIKKVIEFQKSGLIEVRIDINRLSGTNTEIGNLFNEILDIHKKNLNEIQASIGNLVNGDFTREETRLPGELTKISDGIGTLRSSLLMLEKDVSRFSTAFQQGDLTFRVDAAKYKGGFADIIEKMDQGIEAINTPVKIAFAGVSNFAEGKIPETNDETKFQGDFKGLIQNLNQIVYVSKMRAEDIQTLIKSAEEGILDARADPTKYPGYHGNILAGFNEILDAYIRPINVSAEYIDRISKGDVPPKITDAYRGDFNEIKNNLNALIDVVHMRNDDIKMLIDAAIDGKLDVRADHSKYPGENGKMIKGINDMLDAYIGPINLSAEYIDRISKGDIPPKITDAYRGDFNEIKNNLNALIDVVHMRNDDIKMLIDAAIDGKLDVRADHSKYPGENGKMIKGINDMLDAYIGPINLSAEYIDRISKGDIPPKITEEYHGDFNEIKNNLNALMDVVHMRNDDIKMLIDAAIDGKLDVRADHSRYPGENGKMIKGINDMLDAYIGPINLSAEYIDRISKGDIPPKITEEYHGDFNEIKNNLNALIDVVHMRNDDIKLLIDAAIDGKLDVRADHSKYPGENGKMIKGINDMLDAYIGPINLSAEYIDRISKGDIPPKITEEYHGDFNEIKNNLNALMDVVHMRNDDIKMLIDAAIDGKLDVRADHSRYPGENGKMIKGINDMLDAYIGPINLSAEYIDRISKGDIPPKITEEYHGDFNEIKNNLNALIDVVHMRNDDIKMLINAAIDGKLDVRADPSRYPGENGKMIKGINDMLDSYIGPINLSAEYIDRISKGDTPPKIKEEYRGDFNEIKNNLNALIEVIQLRGADIQLLTNAGLEGKLDVRADPSKYSGYHGGMIQSINNMLDTYISPLNLAAEYIDRISKGDLPPKITEEYHGDFNELKNNLNQCIDAISLLTEDVKILSDSATTGDLHTRADVSKHQGSYATLVQGINKTLDAVVGPIEEAMRVAKEYASCNLSTHFDQSISVQGEFAEFRDSLDTIGIDISKTIENLHNEIESLSKHSSNAQFGVEDVSRGAREIAQNAEETSLNASKSEEGIDQVLRAMADLTVMVSDISANADAVARLSEDANALAKKGTEYAGAADKGMESITRSSSEVEQIIGAIRNEMDQIRKIVNIITDLANQTNLLALNAAIEAARAGEAGRGFAVVAAEVKALAQESRTSAESIADMIMGLERKSDSAAHAIEAAGKAVIEGNNALSDTLNVFNELTNAVEDINQKMLIIAQGTEQQAASFEEITASANEMSTLVKRTADDATQSSATSEEALAVVSQINGIINLINEAVMNMRKEMEVFHLREIS; encoded by the coding sequence ATGGGAATACAAGAAACTGATGATGCTATGCAAATAAAAGGGGATGACAACCTATTTTCTGAAATAAAAAAAGTTATCGAATTTCAAAAATCCGGACTCATCGAAGTAAGGATAGATATTAATCGACTTTCTGGTACAAATACTGAAATTGGTAATTTATTTAATGAGATATTAGACATTCACAAAAAAAATTTGAATGAAATACAAGCTTCGATTGGTAACCTTGTTAATGGAGATTTTACAAGAGAAGAAACAAGACTTCCTGGTGAACTTACGAAAATATCTGATGGGATCGGTACCCTTCGATCATCTCTTTTAATGCTGGAAAAAGATGTTTCCAGATTTTCCACAGCCTTTCAACAGGGAGATCTCACATTCAGAGTTGATGCAGCAAAGTACAAAGGAGGATTTGCTGATATTATAGAAAAAATGGATCAGGGCATCGAGGCAATTAACACCCCAGTAAAAATAGCATTCGCAGGAGTATCCAATTTTGCCGAAGGAAAGATTCCTGAAACCAATGATGAAACCAAATTTCAGGGTGATTTTAAAGGTTTAATTCAAAACCTCAACCAGATCGTTTATGTTTCGAAAATGAGGGCAGAAGATATTCAAACACTCATTAAATCTGCAGAAGAGGGTATTTTAGATGCCAGGGCTGATCCTACGAAATATCCGGGATATCATGGAAATATATTAGCCGGATTTAATGAAATTTTAGATGCATATATCAGACCGATTAATGTTTCAGCTGAATATATTGACAGAATTAGTAAAGGAGATGTTCCACCAAAAATTACGGATGCATACCGTGGCGACTTCAATGAGATTAAAAATAATCTCAATGCTCTCATTGATGTCGTACACATGAGAAATGACGATATAAAGATGCTCATTGATGCAGCGATTGACGGGAAACTCGATGTTAGAGCTGATCACTCAAAGTATCCGGGAGAAAACGGAAAGATGATCAAGGGCATCAATGACATGCTTGATGCATATATAGGACCAATCAACCTTTCAGCTGAATATATTGACAGGATTAGCAAAGGAGACATTCCACCAAAAATTACGGATGCATACCGTGGCGACTTCAATGAGATTAAAAATAATCTTAATGCTCTCATTGATGTCGTACACATGAGAAATGACGATATAAAGATGCTCATTGATGCAGCGATTGACGGGAAACTCGATGTTAGAGCTGATCATTCAAAGTATCCGGGAGAAAATGGAAAGATGATCAAGGGCATCAATGACATGCTTGATGCATATATAGGACCAATCAACCTTTCCGCCGAATACATTGACAGGATTAGCAAAGGAGACATTCCACCAAAAATTACTGAAGAGTATCATGGGGATTTCAATGAGATCAAAAATAATCTCAATGCTCTCATGGATGTCGTACACATGAGAAATGACGATATAAAGATGCTCATTGATGCAGCGATTGACGGGAAACTCGATGTTAGAGCTGATCATTCCAGATATCCAGGAGAAAATGGAAAGATGATCAAGGGCATCAATGACATGCTTGATGCATATATAGGACCAATCAACCTTTCCGCCGAATACATTGACAGGATTAGTAAAGGAGACATTCCACCAAAAATTACTGAAGAGTATCATGGGGATTTCAATGAGATTAAAAATAATCTCAATGCTCTCATTGATGTCGTACACATGAGAAATGACGATATCAAGTTGCTCATTGATGCAGCTATTGATGGGAAACTCGATGTTAGAGCTGATCACTCAAAGTATCCGGGAGAAAACGGAAAGATGATCAAGGGCATCAATGACATGCTTGATGCATATATAGGACCAATCAACCTTTCCGCCGAATACATTGACAGGATTAGCAAAGGAGACATTCCACCAAAAATTACTGAAGAGTATCATGGGGATTTCAATGAGATCAAAAATAATCTCAATGCTCTCATGGATGTCGTACACATGAGAAATGACGATATAAAGATGCTCATTGATGCAGCGATTGACGGGAAACTCGATGTTAGAGCTGATCATTCCAGATATCCAGGAGAAAATGGAAAGATGATCAAGGGCATCAATGACATGCTTGATGCATATATAGGGCCAATCAACCTTTCCGCCGAATACATTGACAGGATTAGCAAAGGAGACATTCCACCAAAAATTACTGAAGAGTATCATGGGGATTTCAATGAGATTAAAAATAACCTAAATGCATTAATCGACGTTGTCCATATGAGAAATGATGACATCAAGATGCTTATTAATGCCGCAATAGATGGGAAACTCGATGTACGGGCTGATCCCTCAAGATACCCTGGAGAAAACGGAAAGATGATTAAGGGCATCAATGATATGCTTGATTCGTATATAGGACCCATCAACCTTTCTGCAGAATATATAGACAGAATTAGTAAAGGGGATACACCACCGAAAATTAAAGAAGAATACAGGGGAGACTTCAATGAAATTAAGAATAATCTAAATGCACTCATTGAAGTCATTCAATTGCGTGGAGCAGACATTCAACTATTAACAAACGCAGGTTTGGAAGGAAAACTTGATGTTAGAGCAGATCCTTCCAAATATTCTGGATATCATGGAGGAATGATCCAGAGCATTAATAATATGCTTGACACCTACATCAGTCCGTTAAATCTTGCGGCTGAATATATTGACAGAATTAGCAAAGGTGATCTCCCCCCGAAAATTACCGAAGAATATCATGGAGATTTCAACGAACTAAAAAATAATTTGAACCAGTGCATTGATGCAATTTCATTACTGACCGAAGATGTCAAAATATTATCTGATTCTGCAACAACTGGTGATTTGCATACACGTGCAGATGTATCCAAGCATCAGGGATCCTATGCAACTCTTGTACAAGGAATAAATAAAACACTTGATGCTGTTGTTGGGCCTATTGAGGAAGCAATGAGAGTGGCAAAGGAATATGCATCATGCAATTTGTCTACTCATTTTGATCAGAGTATTTCAGTTCAGGGAGAGTTTGCAGAATTTAGGGATTCTTTAGATACTATTGGAATTGATATATCAAAAACTATTGAAAACCTTCATAATGAGATAGAATCACTCTCTAAACATTCTAGTAATGCCCAATTTGGTGTGGAAGATGTAAGCAGAGGAGCTCGGGAGATTGCACAAAATGCTGAAGAAACTTCTTTGAATGCTTCAAAATCAGAAGAAGGAATAGATCAGGTTTTACGGGCAATGGCTGATCTTACCGTAATGGTTAGCGATATTTCTGCAAATGCTGATGCGGTGGCACGATTAAGTGAAGATGCAAACGCATTGGCTAAAAAAGGAACTGAATATGCTGGTGCTGCAGATAAAGGTATGGAGAGTATAACCAGGTCATCATCTGAGGTTGAACAGATCATTGGAGCAATTCGAAATGAAATGGATCAGATAAGAAAAATTGTTAATATAATCACTGATCTTGCAAACCAGACAAATCTCCTTGCATTAAATGCAGCAATTGAAGCAGCACGAGCTGGTGAAGCAGGAAGAGGATTTGCAGTAGTAGCAGCAGAAGTAAAAGCTCTTGCTCAGGAATCAAGAACATCTGCTGAGTCAATTGCAGATATGATCATGGGTCTTGAGAGAAAATCAGATAGTGCAGCTCATGCTATTGAAGCCGCAGGGAAGGCAGTTATTGAAGGCAATAATGCATTATCAGATACGTTGAATGTTTTCAATGAATTAACAAATGCAGTGGAAGATATTAATCAGAAGATGCTTATAATTGCCCAGGGCACAGAACAACAGGCAGCATCATTTGAAGAAATAACGGCTAGCGCGAATGAAATGAGCACCCTGGTTAAGAGAACTGCAGATGACGCCACGCAATCTTCAGCAACGAGTGAAGAAGCTCTTGCAGTTGTTTCTCAAATAAATGGGATTATTAACCTGATCAATGAAGCAGTGATGAATATGAGAAAAGAGATGGAAGTGTTCCATTTGAGAGAAATTTCCTGA
- a CDS encoding NosD domain-containing protein, with amino-acid sequence MTDTWKMIPKEKIIIHCLFCFLFICLLCNPVTAAGSIHTVGDSVLKTDQLKNMTNANGTGVIVGVISNGVKGLDESQKSGDLPNDLIVLKEGKKAEGTAMMEIIHDIAPGATIIYHDFGGGREEKFIEAFQNLIKAGATIIVEDAFNYEVPYFEDGNIAQKISRIIDENPNVLIISSAGNTANNHYQGFFSDDGEGYHSFNGSTGIPLEIQPGGRVKLHLQWDDPYSAASNDFDIFIHDLQSDSDIAIGNKVQTGEQKPYEKIDYQNVGDNVQKAEVRIRAKDGKGQGSHLELLLETDATRVKVGKEYLTSDDSIIGWAALPNVISVAAISANNQKIQDFSSQGTVTIVHPVPDIRQKPEITGVDEVEVTGSGGFPTIFTGTSAAAPHIAGLLALVKSLYPSVPITELRDALLNSAKDLGTPGWDEIYGYGLADALSLHAYLQEEGKSTGITDSNQTSVISEIIIPPEQVPANEFILIEPAVLSKPGFYILGDDIIDFSESILTITGSDISIDGNGHSISGISIRFGTEAPVLQTGILIWSPENEVISNISIKNVNVTGTYAGISAKGVQNLFIDSCGLTYNNRGMDISNTKNIQIKNSVAIGNGYAGIHADASSTELSLEENQIIKNLYGIVLDGSTLCLIKQNLVADNYYDGIKLDHGISLSHIDNNFCVGNKNGGITLLSGHKNFITNNTCQMNNPSGILLSECSENTLSGNRLIQNVRGLNAYYSDNNTISHNEIVGNDATGIMLQPSGHNTISDNRLIANFAEGILITNAVGSDQINRIVNNYLENFQNIRIQEGGRPNYQWNDPTTTATNIVGGPVKGGNVWSLPNGKGYSQTCQDKNSDGICDLPYTIFSGNVDEFPLKYTGESLSQTVIAELGPLPEPQTAEDFVTRGKILMGSSDYSGALEAYEQAIALSPTNYQAWRDKALCLKELKKYDEAMQALNTILPIYKEKPELWSTAGDILLVDMQKYTESISFFEKAVSLDARDTHTLVNLAFAYDKTGKPDRALELYRQALEINPSLTDAWNKAGNILTRAEQYEDAVGMYDKGLLIDPGNTYILNNKGYSLFLAGKYPEAVESLEKAVILDPKYKSAWKNLGDVFKAMGRIADSEKAYANAA; translated from the coding sequence ATGACAGATACATGGAAAATGATTCCAAAAGAAAAGATAATTATTCACTGTCTTTTTTGTTTTTTATTCATATGTCTTTTATGTAATCCGGTAACTGCTGCAGGATCAATTCATACAGTAGGCGATAGTGTATTAAAAACTGATCAACTGAAAAATATGACGAATGCTAATGGAACCGGAGTGATTGTCGGAGTAATTTCTAATGGAGTAAAAGGATTAGATGAATCTCAAAAATCAGGTGATTTACCGAATGACCTTATTGTATTAAAAGAGGGTAAAAAGGCAGAAGGGACCGCAATGATGGAGATAATTCACGATATTGCGCCTGGTGCAACCATAATTTATCATGATTTCGGTGGAGGAAGAGAAGAGAAATTTATTGAAGCTTTTCAAAATCTCATAAAAGCAGGCGCAACCATCATCGTAGAAGATGCATTTAATTATGAAGTTCCCTATTTTGAAGACGGGAATATTGCTCAGAAAATTTCCAGGATCATTGATGAAAACCCTAATGTCCTGATTATTAGTTCAGCAGGGAATACTGCAAACAACCATTATCAGGGATTTTTTTCTGATGATGGCGAGGGATATCATTCATTTAATGGATCTACCGGAATACCACTTGAGATTCAACCCGGGGGCAGGGTAAAATTACATTTACAATGGGATGATCCCTACTCTGCAGCATCGAATGATTTTGATATCTTCATTCATGATCTACAGAGTGACTCAGATATTGCCATTGGAAACAAAGTTCAGACCGGAGAACAAAAGCCTTACGAAAAAATTGATTATCAGAATGTGGGCGATAATGTCCAGAAAGCAGAAGTTCGAATCCGGGCAAAAGATGGTAAAGGACAAGGATCTCACCTGGAACTTCTTCTTGAAACAGATGCAACAAGGGTCAAAGTCGGAAAGGAATATTTGACATCTGACGATTCGATTATTGGTTGGGCCGCTCTTCCCAATGTGATTTCGGTAGCAGCAATTTCTGCAAACAATCAAAAAATTCAGGATTTCTCTTCACAGGGCACAGTCACGATCGTTCACCCTGTTCCTGACATAAGACAAAAACCAGAGATTACCGGTGTAGACGAAGTTGAGGTAACTGGTTCTGGAGGTTTTCCCACAATATTTACAGGAACAAGTGCTGCTGCACCACATATTGCGGGTTTGCTAGCTTTAGTAAAAAGTCTTTATCCTTCAGTACCAATTACAGAACTGCGAGATGCTCTCCTTAATAGTGCTAAAGACCTGGGAACTCCAGGATGGGACGAAATTTATGGCTATGGTCTTGCGGATGCTCTTTCACTTCATGCATACCTACAGGAAGAAGGAAAATCCACAGGAATTACTGATTCAAATCAGACATCAGTCATATCTGAAATCATAATACCACCTGAGCAGGTTCCTGCGAACGAATTTATACTCATTGAACCTGCTGTCCTCTCAAAGCCCGGATTTTATATCCTGGGTGATGACATCATCGACTTTTCTGAGTCAATTCTGACAATTACCGGATCAGATATCAGTATTGATGGAAATGGTCACTCAATATCCGGTATATCAATCCGATTTGGAACAGAAGCACCGGTATTACAAACCGGGATTCTAATCTGGTCTCCAGAAAATGAAGTAATCTCTAATATATCTATTAAAAATGTGAACGTCACTGGAACATATGCAGGAATTTCAGCGAAGGGAGTTCAGAACCTGTTTATAGACTCATGTGGTCTTACATATAATAACAGGGGAATGGATATTTCCAATACAAAAAATATTCAAATTAAAAATTCTGTTGCTATAGGGAACGGATATGCAGGAATCCATGCAGATGCCAGTTCTACAGAACTATCATTAGAAGAAAACCAAATTATAAAGAACCTATATGGAATCGTACTGGATGGATCCACACTCTGCTTAATAAAGCAGAACCTGGTCGCAGATAATTACTATGATGGCATCAAACTTGATCATGGAATAAGTCTTTCTCATATTGATAATAATTTCTGTGTAGGAAATAAGAATGGAGGAATTACCCTTTTATCCGGTCATAAAAACTTCATCACAAATAATACTTGTCAAATGAACAATCCTTCAGGGATATTACTTTCCGAGTGTTCTGAAAACACCCTTTCTGGAAACCGTCTGATCCAGAATGTACGGGGATTAAATGCTTATTATTCAGACAATAATACCATATCTCATAATGAAATTGTGGGAAATGATGCAACCGGTATTATGCTTCAACCATCAGGACATAATACCATATCTGACAACCGGCTTATCGCGAATTTTGCAGAAGGGATTTTAATCACCAATGCTGTTGGATCAGATCAAATCAATCGTATTGTAAATAACTATCTTGAAAATTTTCAGAACATCCGTATCCAGGAAGGAGGAAGACCCAATTACCAATGGAATGATCCAACGACAACGGCGACGAACATTGTCGGAGGACCGGTAAAAGGTGGAAATGTCTGGTCACTTCCAAATGGGAAAGGATATTCACAAACCTGTCAGGATAAAAATTCTGATGGCATATGTGATCTCCCCTATACTATTTTTTCTGGAAATGTCGATGAATTTCCGTTAAAGTATACCGGTGAGTCCTTATCCCAAACAGTGATAGCCGAACTTGGTCCTCTTCCTGAACCACAAACCGCTGAAGATTTTGTAACGAGAGGAAAAATTCTGATGGGGAGTAGCGATTACTCCGGTGCTCTTGAAGCATACGAGCAGGCAATTGCTCTTTCTCCGACTAACTATCAGGCATGGCGGGATAAAGCTCTCTGTTTGAAGGAATTAAAGAAATATGATGAAGCGATGCAGGCTTTGAATACGATCCTCCCCATATACAAAGAAAAACCAGAACTATGGTCAACTGCGGGAGACATACTTCTAGTAGATATGCAGAAATATACAGAATCTATATCTTTTTTTGAAAAGGCAGTTTCTTTGGATGCTCGGGATACACATACGCTCGTGAACCTTGCCTTTGCGTATGATAAAACAGGTAAACCAGATCGTGCATTGGAATTATACCGCCAGGCACTAGAGATAAACCCATCACTCACTGATGCATGGAATAAAGCAGGCAATATTCTTACTCGCGCAGAGCAATATGAAGATGCTGTGGGGATGTACGACAAAGGACTGTTAATTGACCCGGGAAATACATACATTCTCAACAACAAGGGATACTCTCTGTTTCTTGCAGGGAAATACCCTGAAGCAGTAGAATCTCTAGAGAAAGCTGTAATTCTGGATCCCAAATATAAATCTGCATGGAAAAATCTAGGTGATGTATTCAAAGCTATGGGAAGAATAGCAGATTCGGAGAAAGCATATGCAAATGCTGCCTGA